In a single window of the Rhopalosiphum padi isolate XX-2018 chromosome 1, ASM2088224v1, whole genome shotgun sequence genome:
- the LOC132926143 gene encoding uncharacterized protein LOC132926143, with translation MATSERFVQSFVVEFRAPRSFAVVASIVQHAFVARPPVPAAADDHGVAQTGHTAGGRQQPSTDFQLFVGRLTSATTAEHLRKTFSEYGEVVHVRVIGGHNRSGRPTKFSYAFVTFSGPEGVAAALAGAPIELCNGNRVNVHPSKGRK, from the coding sequence ATGGCCACTTCGGAACGGTTCGTCCAGTCATTCGTGGTCGAGTTCAGAGCTCCCCGGTCGTTTGCCGTGGTCGCGTCCATCGTCCAGCACGCGTTCGTCGCACGGCCTCCCGTACCGGCGGCTGCGGACGATCACGGCGTCGCCCAGACCGGCCACACAGCCGGTGGACGTCAGCAACCGTCGACCGATTTCCAGCTTTTTGTCGGCCGCTTGACGAGCGCCACCACAGCGGAGCATCTGCGGAAAACGTTCTCCGAGTACGGTGAAGTGGTGCACGTGCGCGTCATAGGCGGTCACAACCGGTCCGGTAGACCGACCAAGTTTAGTTACGCTTTCGTCACGTTCAGCGGACCCGAGGGCGTGGCAGCCGCGCTCGCCGGTGCACCGATCGAGCTGTGCAACGGCAACCGCGTCAACGTGCACCCGTCCAAAGGCCGAAAATGA